The Aspergillus flavus chromosome 2, complete sequence region CTAACCAACATACTTCCTGAAACAGCTGCGCGGCAGATAAATACGGGCTAGATCTCCTCAAACGCCTAGCCCTCCGGAAACAAGGCCTACACTCCGGCATCCAATGTAGTACCATCCTTACCAGCGCACGCTACGCCTACAGTAATACCCCCGAGAACGAGTCGAAGCTCCGGGCGCATTATCTTGCCTTGATCATCCGGAGTCGGTCGACGTTTAAGCGGAGCGGTACGAtgcagatggagatggaaCAAGGAGGGAAATTGTTTTTTGATCTTTTTGTAGCGATGTGTAATCATATGGTGAgttctccctccctctctgtctcttctctcctgtaATTGCACTAACGTTTATGATAGGATGATCTTACGTCTAAGGCTGAGCCTTCTCCAGGTTATTGATATCCACTGGTTTGGAGTCTTCGTGCGACTTGGTTATCCGATATATAATGTATGATGGGATGTTATGCGGGTGGTATTTTTGTTGAATGGCCGGTTCTTTTCAGCCTGCTACTTGTATTTCTAGGGCTCTTTGTTAAGAGTCGATGCAGGCCATCTTTGACCTACGCTAAACAGCGTATTGTTCACCTCTAGCGGAATGAGGTGCTTTTATTGTGCtagttatataaatataattctattgGTATTTTCAATCCTTCGCATCTTGTAACAGGCATAATAGTGTAAATGTAAGCCAAAGATAGACTATCGCCCACGATATGAGAGACTTAGGTATAATGTTGATGTTCTAAAGCCAATGCAGTGCATCTGATTGTCGTAAATCATGTAAACTTCTAATCTATAGCCATTGGAGACGctatttctctctcttggCGTAGTCGTTGAAGCTATCaaaagagcaagaagacTCTGAGTGACTGGTATTCCATAGTCCTTTATGATGCCTTCCTGTCCATGTAGCAAAAGCAATGTTGTGAAGCTAGCCATCAAGGGTCGTGTAGCAGTTGGACTAGAGTTGGAATTTGTATGCCAAGTGCGAGGCGCTAGAAGCTCTGGTGGGAAGGTCGTAAACGCTGAGCAGCACAAGTTGATAAATAGATCATCTGTACCCAGGACCGTTCGGATGATGACCCTCTGGTGGCCGATGGTTTTGACGGAATATGCAGGCAATATGACAAGACAATGTAGACAATCGGCGCTAACATGCCTCTCGTCTTAAGCTGGCTGTGTCGCTCTTAAACACCAGTTCCCGGGAACGCAGTGCCACCCTTGCTTAAAACCACCATGCCGCGCTCCCGAGCAATATAGCCTTTCATAAGACCCTATTCGTTGTCAGTGACCAATGGTCTTTCGCGTAGCATAGACCACATGAGAAATATTTGCGAACTTACCTTGTAAATGAGGTTCGATAGCAAACACTCGACCTCGTCGATATCAACACGAGATCTATCATCTGCATGTGTACCTATCCTCAATGCTGCTGCAAACTCAGCAACGGGAACACGTGTACGTCGGATTGGCGGCTGGCCATCCTTGGGTTCTTCAAATCCTCcagcgatgaagaccttTCGGAATAAGTTTCGCAGTGCTATATCACGTCCTCGTTCGAGGGGCAGGTAGATACGCCGCTTGACAAATTCTTCCTCCGCTGCTGTCATAGCATTGTCAAAGCCATTGAGATCGCCCTTCATGATACAGTTGCAAAGCGGACGGAACAGCTTCTCGAGTCTGGGAAATGGcgcaagaagcttcttgctTGGTAAAGTATGTGTCGTGACAAGGTGACAAGGGATAAGATAAGAAAGAATCATCCTCCAAGAAATTAGTTAAGATATTTGAGCGGGGGTTACTATACTCACTCCTTGTTCTTGACTGCATCTTTGTGACACATGTTCCATGCGTACGCCAGATGCTCTTCGGCCTGTCCGAACGCAAGAGTTAGTCTCAGAGGCCGACAAAGCCCGGGGCTACTATTTACCTCTGCATAATTCTCATCCAGAAAGTGAATTAACCCAACATAATATTTAAAGGTGACTATGTGAGACTTGGGGAAGACCTCCATATCTGGAAGGTCTGCCGATGAAGCGTTGAGTGCGCGAAGAAGGTTTTTGGAAAGTGAGACAGAATTGATCTGATACACCGTCAGTTGCATACATACTGCCGTAGTGATAATATTCTCCGTACCTTGAAATAAGTTTTGAACAACAAATTTGTCGTATTATATATGCCCCATTTGCGCGACTCCTCAATCGGGGCTCTAGTTCAGTGGTTAGCAACGTGCTACAACCCATGCGGCCGCCTCTTGAAACCCACCTGTCGCTTAGACACAAAGTGAACATTCGGTTGATTATACGAGCCGATTCCTCAAGCTTCGCGCTCTTTTCGAAATCGGCCGCTATGTCATCCTGGAAGTTGTCTCCGAATGCAACCGAATCCTGGGACGACAGCTCGGCGTCTGCTTTCATAGCGAAGATTCGCAAATATTTCCCAACGATGTATAGACATGGAACTGTCCATGCCTGAAGACCGAAGTTCGTATAGCCCCTAATGAGAATATTTGCCAAGTCCTTCCAAGAGTTGAAGACCTTAACCCAGCTCGCGCTTGACGGAGAATCAGTGAATTTGGTGATCTCTCCGACGGCGGTCCAGTAAGTTGAGAAGATATCGATCCATGCATTTTGTTCTTGCTTTGGTAGCTTCAACCCATTGGCCtgaaagagagaatagcGGAGGTCTGAGGATACTCGTGCGGCATTGGAGAAGCGGTAGAACGATTGGAGTCGTTGGGGGTACTCGGCGGGGGCAACGGGAGTGAGAGCAGCAGCAAGGCGAGGGCCAGAGCCAATTCGCTGGCCTTGAACGAAGTCTTCAAATATGGTGGCCATGGTAATATGTTCACGGATCAATCATAGACTTTCAGTATCGGGTTAGCAAGTCGAGCCCATATCGCGGGCATTTGGAGATGGAACCACGATATGCTTCCTCTGTACAAGTGCAAGCATGAGGTGGGGAACAATGCCTCACCGCCGACGGGACCGATCTTATCAGCCACAGTGGCTGCGTGCCCAATTGGGAATGGTGTCCCGTGCCAAGCCTCAAGGTCGCTTAGGGTGGCAGCCCTAACTCAACGGAAATCACAAATCCCCAATTTCACGAACGAGACCCAACCGGCATACCTCTCTCGAGCAACCACAACAGTCGACAAAAGTGAGTCCTACCCTGTCTATTTACCCATTATATTTGAAGGCTTTGTTGCTAACAGATTTACCAGATGGGTAAGTGAAAAAAATTTCCCTCTTCGGACCCCTTGACCCTGGCGAATCGGTGCGGTGTATCCCCTTGCGAACGTTGAACGACACGATGCCGGAGGAAGAATGTATTGAGGAGGAGCATGAAAATTATATGGACCCGATTCAGCGAAGGCGATAATGGTGGATTTTGTGAaaggattttattttagtacGAATGGACGTTACGCACGGTCGGAAAATTGGAATTTTTACGGTCGCATATCGTGGAAAATATTCTCGACTCTCGAGCATCGAAAGGATTGACAACGTACCGCACGGAATTCAGCGCACCGATTCTCACCGCTGGGATGATTGAACGCCACGAATTGAAGATTTTGAAAGTGCCAAATGACTGACTGGTTATTATAGGGCGTCTCACCGAGTACCAGGTCATCGGGCGTCATCTGCCCACCGAGGCTAACCCCACGCCCAAGCTTTACCGCATGCGCATCTTTGCGCCTAACACTGTCGTGGCCAAGTCCCGGTTCTGGTACTTCTTGACCCAGCTCCGTAAGGTCAAGAAGGCCAACGGTGAGATCGTCAGCCTCAATGTCATCCCCGAGAAGCGTCACCTGAAGGTCAAGAACTTCGGTATCTGGATCCGCTACGACTCTCGCTCCGGTACCCACAACATGTACAAGGAGTTCCGTGAGATGAGCCGTACCGAGGCTGTTGAGGCTCTCTACCAGGACATGGCTGCCCGCCACCGTGCCCGTTTCGGCTCCATCCACGTATGTTTCTGCTGATCGTGAACGATCCCTGATATGAATTGTCTAACGATACTGTGCAGATCCTCAAGGTTGTTGAGGTCGACAACGCCGACTCCATCCGCCGCCCCTACATCAAGCAGCTCCTCCAGAAGGACCTCAAGTTCCCTCTGCCTCACCGTGCCGCCAAGTCcgagggcaagaagatcTTCGCTTACTCTCGTCCTGCTACCTTCGCTTAAATGTGAAATTTTGGGTGTTTGGGGAAGGAGTGTGCGGATGAAATGACTATGTTATGGCCATAGCATGCATGCAGGACAGAGCACGCAGAGAACATGGCGTGTATCTACAACCCAGATAATGGGAGAAATGGTTTTGATGTCTCACTAGTCCTCTGCAGCGACCTTTCTAGTTAAATCTCTTAAAAATACCGGGTTTGTCTTCTGAATGTGACGGTTCTCTACGAGGTGAATGAAGTAAATTTCCTGCTGGTAGACAGGTCACCCCCTTCGTACGTAGTATTCATGCTTTGGTTGTCGATGAGATGTCGAAACAATGGTAGGCCTAGCGTCCCTATCTATGGACTATATGGTGTGCGATGTATAAACATATACCAGCCCTGTCAGTTGGATTGACATGCTTCAAGGCTAGTAGGGTTCCATTGCGGAGGTCTGGCTTTATTTCTGCTTTATTTCTCCTAGTTCATGTACTTCGGAGAAGAGACTTGAAACACTGGGCCATTGCTTGATCGGATATATTTCTAATCGGATCGGATATAAGGTTCGGACTCCATGACAGGGAAAATTATCTTCCACGCACTCTAAGCACTACGTAACCGCCGGCCCTATAGCAATCAATTTCAATCTTAGTTGTCCCCATAATCATGCAGCGAAATGCGACGGAATTGGAGTCGCACGTTAGTAATAGGCACGGAATACAGGCCAGGGACCCTAGGGCAGGCATTGCGTCATGTGGAATCGGCGAGGTCGGAGGGCGGGTCCCGAAAACGAAAAGAGCTCAATTAAGGTACTTAGTCTCCAGCCGTCTTTCTAATCTTCTCGCTTTCTCCTCTTACACCATTGAACACCCCCTCCAATCTCATTCACTCCAAAAATGTTCGCCCGTCAGACCTTCCGCTGTGCCCAGCCCTTGAGGCAGGTAAGAAATCACTGCATCCTTCTCATACTTGTTCCAGACTTGTGCTGACCTGTGTGCGCAGAGCTTCCGCAAGTACTCTACGGAGGCCCCCAAGGCCAAGTCGTTGGCTCCTATCTACACTGCTGTCGGCCTTACCGGTCTCAGTGTGGGCTTGTACCGCTACTACTACGGCGCTGGCGCTACCGCCGAGGCTCCCGTTGAGCGCGCCAAGGTTTTCACTGGTGGTGACCAGGGATGGGTGGACCTGAAGCTGTCGGAAATTGAGGTCCTCAGCCACAACACCAAGAGACTGCGCTTCGAATTTGAGGACAAGGAAGCCGTCTCCGGTGTCACTATCGCTTGTGAGTGGCTCAAACGATGGTCTGCCCGGATAGCCTTGTTGACATAAGATTAGCTGCTCT contains the following coding sequences:
- a CDS encoding transcription-associated recombination protein Thp1p gives rise to the protein MATIFEDFVQGQRIGSGPRLAAALTPVAPAEYPQRLQSFYRFSNAARVSSDLRYSLFQANGLKLPKQEQNAWIDIFSTYWTAVGEITKFTDSPSSASWVKVFNSWKDLANILIRGYTNFGLQAWTVPCLYIVGKYLRIFAMKADAELSSQDSVAFGDNFQDDIAADFEKSAKLEESARIINRMFTLCLSDRAPIEESRKWGIYNTTNLLFKTYFKINSVSLSKNLLRALNASSADLPDMEVFPKSHIVTFKYYVGLIHFLDENYAEAEEHLAYAWNMCHKDAVKNKEMILSYLIPCHLVTTHTLPSKKLLAPFPRLEKLFRPLCNCIMKGDLNGFDNAMTAAEEEFVKRRIYLPLERGRDIALRNLFRKVFIAGGFEEPKDGQPPIRRTRVPVAEFAAALRIGTHADDRSRVDIDEVECLLSNLIYKGLMKGYIARERGMVVLSKGGTAFPGTGV
- a CDS encoding 60S ribosomal protein eL20, coding for MGRLTEYQVIGRHLPTEANPTPKLYRMRIFAPNTVVAKSRFWYFLTQLRKVKKANGEIVSLNVIPEKRHLKVKNFGIWIRYDSRSGTHNMYKEFREMSRTEAVEALYQDMAARHRARFGSIHILKVVEVDNADSIRRPYIKQLLQKDLKFPLPHRAAKSEGKKIFAYSRPATFA